Proteins from one Malaya genurostris strain Urasoe2022 chromosome 2, Malgen_1.1, whole genome shotgun sequence genomic window:
- the LOC131427256 gene encoding alpha-ketoglutarate-dependent dioxygenase alkB homolog 4, whose protein sequence is MDYPRPCGCKGRRTCLGCEKDFDIKRIDYSSIFKGCKAYSFCPHCHKIFSGWNTDVVLADHERNHNGDRGEDYPGVYIELDFLSAKEEDNLMKGIDEMQWDISQSGRRKQNFGPKTNFKKTKVKVGGFEGFPKFSEFVQRKFEQVPLMRGFQTIEQCSLEYTPERGASIDPHIDDCWIWGERVVTVNMLSDSVLTMSGYRCIDEKNRYNLDFLDRYKDKLISGLVDESVLDKFHNRIVRIPMPRRSLLVLYGSPRYQWEHAVLREDILERRVCLAYREFTPMYLEGGSDYSKSEEVFKLAQNFWDHLEVSTDGIN, encoded by the exons ATGGACTATCCAAGACCTTGCGGTTGCAAGGGACGTCGGACCTGTCTCGGATGCGAGAAAGATTTTGATATCAAACGAATTGATTACAGCAGTATATTCAAG GGCTGTAAAGCGTATTCCTTCTGTCCgcattgtcataaaattttctccggATGGAACACTGATGTGGTACTAGCCGATCACGAGCGGAATCATAATGGTGATCGAGGAGAGGATTATCCAGGAGTTTACATCGAACTTGACTTCCTCAGTGCGAAGGAAGAGGATAATTTGATGAAAGGTATAGACGAAATGCAATGGGACATTTCGCAAAGTGGTCGACGTAAGCAAAATTTTGGTCCGAAGACTAACTTCAAGAAAACGAAGGTTAAAGTGGGCGGTTTTGAAGGTTTTCCAAAATTCTCGGAATTCGTTCAAAGAAAATTCGAGCAGGTCCCACTAATGCGTGGTTTCCAAACAATCGAGCAGTGTTCGTTGGAGTATACGCCAGAACGAGGAGCTTCCATTGATCCGCACATCGATGATTGTTGGATTTGGGGCGAACGGGTCGTGACTGTCAATATGCTGAGCGATTCGGTTCTGACGATGTCAGGATATCGCTGCATTGACGAGAAGAATCGTTACAATTTGGACTTTCTGGATAGGTATAAAGATAaattgatttccggtttggtgGACGAATCAGTGCTAGATAAGTTTCACAACCGGATAGTCAGGATCCCGATGCCAAG ACGATCATTACTTGTACTATACGGTTCACCCCGGTATCAGTGGGAACACGCAGTCCTTCGCGAGGATATTCTTGAGCGACGTGTGTGCCTAGCGTACCGTGAGTTCACACCAATGTATTTAGAGGGCGGCAGCGACTACAGTAAAAGTGAAGAGGTCTTCAAATTGGCACAGAATTTTTGGGATCACCTGGAGGTGTCTACCGATGGTATAAATTAG
- the LOC131427257 gene encoding uncharacterized protein LOC131427257 — protein MQRYTLNLGQIFLDHRQKVFVCRRNSWKLVSCLQDYLRSTFNLKGTIYLTNENDVLFPESENIDIFQENDQIIVHVSTDTQPIDAQIKENGLPRDCNLNGKRTLERSDDSDSCSDNDNLPQIFAKVESLTKNNDVDEFMKPKRKRIRKRKSKTKETEITPKVVVKTYGKGKIPSIVMSNGRSSNHIRFDVDESVKADDSDEPYINLNKNTVPRIVKAISVTDSLFCSQDIPSVPEYEDIPGIELGDVIDNIKGKKNQRKREKSVEIKQETIDIKLKRQASPTWDAEVDQDKEKFIASYSGDDPWNSLRDVLVNFPAIVIPSENDIISYRYGEDSYLSFVECVNDGENDESPALKLMLRRLNTNNSQTMTAALDQLSDIRLIASYQP, from the exons ATGCAGCGATACACATTAAATTTAGGCCAAATTTTCTTGGATCACAGGCAAAAAGTGTTTGTATGCAGACGTAATTCCTGGAAACTCGTAAGCTGTTTACAAGATTATCTTCGGTCTACTTTCAATTTGAAAGGAACAATATATCTAACTAATGAAAATGATGTTTTGTTCCCGGAGTCGGAAAACATAGATATATTCCAGGAGAATGACCAGATCAT agTCCATGTGTCAACTGACACTCAACCAATTGACGCGCAAATCAAGGAAAATGGTTTGCCACGTGATTGCAATCTGAACGGAAAGCGAACATTAGAGCGTTCCGATGACTCTGATTCTTGCTCTGATAATGATAATTTACCACAAATATTTGCAAAAGTGGAAAGTTTGACTAAAAATAATGATGTCGATGAATTTATGAAACCGAAAAGAAAACGTATTCGAAAGCGAAAATCAAAAACGAAAGAGACCGAAATTACACCAAAAGTAGTTGTAAAAACATACGGTAAAGGCAAAATTCCCTCCATCGTAATGAGTAATGGGAGGTCGTCCAATCATATTCGATTTGACGTAGATGAATCAGTGAAAGCCGATGATAGTGATGAACCTTATATAAATCTAAATAAAAATACTGTTCCTCGAATTGTGAAAGCTATTTCGGTGACAGATTCACTATTTTGTAGCCAGGATATACCGTCAGTTCCAGAGTATGAAGATATTCCCGGTATTGAGTTAGGCGATGTAATTGATAATATTAAAGGAAAAAAGAATCAGCGAAAACGTGAAAAGTCGGTTGAAATCAAACAAGAAACGATTGACATCAAATTGAAGCGCCAAGCTTCTCCAACGTGGGATGCGGAAGTAGATCAGGATAAGGAGAAATTTATTGCTAGTTATAGCGGTGATGATCCTTGGAACAGCCTGCGAGATGTGCTGGTCAATTTTCCGGCCATAGTAATACCAAGCGAAAATGATATCATCTCGTATCGATATGGCGAAGATTCTTACCTTTCTTTCGTGGAATGCGTCAATGATGGTGAAAATGATGAATCGCCTGCATTAAAGCTGATGCTGCGCAGATTGAACACTAACAATTCGCAGACAATGACTGCTGCTTTGGATCAGCTTAGCGACATTAGGCTTATCGCTTCCTATCAGCCGTAA
- the LOC131430593 gene encoding thioredoxin-2-like codes for MVYVVKDAADFDTRLDSAGDKLVVVDFFATWCGPCKAIAPRLEECQNKYADKIVVVKVDVDECEDLAARYNISSMPTFLFIKGKSVLDTFSGANSEKLEAYIKKHTE; via the coding sequence GCTGACTTCGATACCCGACTGGATTCCGCCGGCGACAAACTGGTCGTGGTAGATTTCTTCGCTACCTGGTGCGGCCCGTGCAAGGCCATCGCACCGAGGCTGGAGGAATGTCAGAACAAGTACGCCGACAAGATCGTCGTCGTCAAGGTCGACGTGGACGAGTGCGAAGATCTGGCGGCTAGGTACAACATCTCCAGCATGCCGACATTCCTGTTCATAAAGGGGAAATCCGTGCTCGACACTTTCTCGGGTGCCAACTCCGAGAAGTTGGAAGCCTACATTAAAAAGCATACTGAATAA